One segment of Chionomys nivalis chromosome 1, mChiNiv1.1, whole genome shotgun sequence DNA contains the following:
- the Rnf148 gene encoding RING finger protein 148 yields MSPLGLKRSAHRSVSSRLLRFIIFLLLSLPDSKGKAIWTAHLNITFQVGNRIISELGESGVFGNHSPLERASGAVVLPEGWNQNACNPLTNFSRPDQADSWLALIERGGCTFTHKINVAAEKGANGVIIYNYPGTGNKVFPMSHQGTDNIVAVMIGNLKGMELLHLVQKGVYVTIIIEVGRMHMPWLSHYVMSLFTFLAATVAYLFLYCAWRPRVPNSSTRRQRRIKADVKKAIGQLPLRVLKEGDKELDPNEDNCVVCFDMYKAQDVIRILTCRHFFHKTCIDPWLLAHRTCPICKCDILNP; encoded by the coding sequence ATGAGCCCACTTGGACTTAAACGTTCAGCTCATAGGTCTGTTTCATCTCGACTGTTGAGGTTTATCATCTTTCTACTGCTTAGCCTCCCAGACTCCAAAGGAAAAGCAATATGGACGGCTCATCTGAATATAACATTCCAGGTGGGAAACCGGATCATATCAGAACTAGGAGAGAGTGGAGTGTTTGGGAATCATTCTCCTCTGGAAAGGGCATCCGGTGCCGTGGTACTTCCTGAAGGATGGAATCAAAATGCTTGTAATCCCCTGACCAACTTCAGCAGGCCTGATCAGGCGGACTCTTGGCTGGCCCTCATTGAACGAGGAGGCTGTACTTTTACTCATAAAATCAACGTGGCAGCAGAGAAGGGAGCCAATGGCGTCATTATCTATAACTATCCAGGGACAGGCAACAAGGTGTTTCCCATGTCTCACCAGGGAACAGACAATATCGTTGCCGTGATGATAGGCAACCTCAAAGGCATGGAGCTTCTGCACTTGGTCCAGAAAGGTGTCTACGTGACAATCATCATTGAAGTAGGGAGAATGCATATGCCATGGCTGAGTCACTATGTCATGTCTCTGTTCACCTTCCTGGCAGCCACAGTTGCTTACCTCTTCCTGTACTGTGCCTGGAGACCCCGAGTGCCCAATTCTTCTACCAGGAGGCAAAGACGGATAAAGGCCGATGTGAAGAAAGCTATTGGTCAGCTGCCACTTCGAGTGCTCAAGGAAGGGGATAAGGAACTAGACCCAAATGAAGACAACTGTGTCGTTTGTTTTGATATGTACAAAGCACAAGATGTAATACGCATTTTAACCTGCAGGCATTTTTTCCACAAGACGTGCATTGACCCCTGGCTTTTAGCCCATAGGACATGCCCCATTTGCAAGTGTGACATTCTGAACCCTTAA